In Sorghum bicolor cultivar BTx623 chromosome 10, Sorghum_bicolor_NCBIv3, whole genome shotgun sequence, one genomic interval encodes:
- the LOC8065620 gene encoding U3 small nucleolar RNA-associated protein 18 homolog, whose protein sequence is MLEFSRLVDANIQDPSSGPINSVQFHRNGQLMLAAGLDKHLRFFQIDGKRNPKIQSIFIGDCPVHKASFLPDGSEVMLSGRRKFFYSFDLVNAAVSKIGPLTGREEKSLESFEISPDSRTIAFVGNEGYILLISAKTKQLIGTLKMNGSVRSLAFADGGNQLLSSGGDGHVYHWDLGTRKCIHKAFDDGSLAGISLCTSQDSSLFATGSTSGIVNVYKRDDFLGGKRKPLKTIENLTTDIGEMKFNHDAQILAISSRKERNGMRLVHVPSFSVFQNWPGPRFSLHYPRCLDFSPGSGFLSVGHAGGKVLLYKLHHYKNA, encoded by the coding sequence ATGTTAGAGTTCTCAAGACTTGTTGATGCCAATATCCAGGATCCATCAAGTGGTCCTATCAATTCAGTGCAGTTTCATAGGAATGGGCAGCTGATGCTTGCTGCAGGTTTGGACAAGCATCTCAGGTTTTTCCAGATTGATGGAAAGAGAAACCCCAAGATCCAGAGCATATTCATTGGGGACTGTCCAGTACACAAGGCCTCATTTCTACCTGATGGCTCTGAGGTGATGCTATCAGGCAGGAGAAAGTTCTTCTACTCATTTGACCTGGTGAATGCTGCTGTTAGCAAGATTGGACCTTTGACGGGGCGTGAGGAGAAAAGCCTGGAGAGCTTTGAGATATCACCTGATTCGAGAACCATTGCTTTTGTCGGTAACGAAGGGTACATCCTTCTTATTTCTGCCAAGACAAAGCAGCTCATTGGAACCCTCAAGATGAACGGAAGCGTGCGTTCACTGGCTTTTGCGGATGGTGGAAACCAGCTGCTGAGCAGCGGTGGAGATGGCCATGTTTACCACTGGGATCTCGGAACGAGGAAGTGCATCCACAAGGCTTTTGACGATGGTTCCCTGGCTGGCATTTCACTTTGCACCTCGCAGGACAGCTCTTTGTTTGCCACAGGCTCCACCAGCGGCATCGTGAATGTGTACAAGAGGGATGATTTTCTTGGTGGGAAGAGGAAGCCACTGAAGACGATCGAAAACCTGACCACTGACATTGGCGAAATGAAATTCAACCATGATGCCCAGATCTTGGCAATCAGCTCAAGGAAAGAGAGGAATGGGATGAGGCTTGTGCATGTCCCGTCGTTCAGCGTGTTCCAGAACTGGCCAGGGCCTCGGTTCAGCCTTCACTATCCACGTTGCCTGGATTTCAGCCCTGGCAGCGGGTTCTTGTCTGTTGGACACGCGGGTGGAAAAGTCCTTCTATACAAGCTTCACCACTATAAAAACGCATGA
- the LOC8065621 gene encoding U3 small nucleolar RNA-associated protein 18 homolog, giving the protein MGHGSTTKAAAVRTTKAAAVRPSPRYNPSLSRTARRVRTPQVGHAPTSPHAAAARASPALSLHRSTVAPTRVLPSSSIPSGPLKTNSSGKMSLISQNAVQKRRLKKSEADDGNDENIGSPTSIDAEVGKEAKLKNHNKERKKKRTKVQESQQNKEEEEMRQLESSLFGSLYAPLEFGTEAGAAVVAPDRDAPLFFTDRSAGGGVDHFPIYEEDMAHEDEEDVVRIKGRKPVWVDEEEERTEVDIVKVSRLRKLRKEEDEHLISGKEYEARLRGQHAKLNPFTGWADMDRKTSLPAASDGESDDEGCVDDILQNNDELVVKDTVKLLPGMLEFSRLVDANIQDPSSGPINSVQFHRNGQLMLAAGLDKHLRFFQIDGKRNPKIQSIFIGDCPVHKASFLPDGSEVILSGRRKFFYSFDLVNAAVSKIGPLTGREEKSLESFEISPDSRTIAFVGNEGYILLISAKTKQLIGTLKMNGSVRSLAFADGGNQLLSSGGDGHVYHWDLGTRKCIHKAFDDGSLAGISICTSQDSSLFATGSTSGIVNVYKRDDFLGGKRKPLKTIENLTTDIGEMKFNHDAQILAISSRKERNGMRLVHVPSFSVFQNWPGPRFSLHYPRCLDFSPGSGFLSVGHAGGKVLLYKLHHYKNA; this is encoded by the exons ATGGGCCACGGCTCTACTACGAAAGCAGCCGCAGTGAGGACCACGAAAGCAGCCGCAGTAAGGCCCAGCCCACGGTATAACCCTAGCCTCAGCCGCACCGCACGCCGCGTCCGCACCCCCCAAGTCGGCCACGCCCCAACTTCACCGCACGCCGCCGCTGCTCGCGCCTCTCCCGCTCTCTCCCTCCACCGCTCCACTGTCGCACCCACACGGGTCCTGCCGTCTTCATCCATCCCCTCCGGTCCTCTGAAG ACTAATTCTTCAGGAAAGATGAGCTTGATATCCCAGAACGCGGTCCAGAAGCGCCGCCTCAAGAAAAGTGAagctgatgatggcaatgacgagaACATTGGCTCTCCGACCTCCATAGATGCAGAGGTTGGGAAGGAAGCAAAGTTGAAGAATCACAATAAGGAAAGGAAGAAGAAAAGGACTAAGGTGCAGGAGTCCCAGCAGAACAAAGAGGAAGAGGAGATGCGGCAGCTGGAGAGCTCATTGTTTGGTTCCCTTTATGCGCCACTGGAGTTTGGCACTGAGGCTGGGGCTGCAGTAGTAGCTCCTGACCGGGATGCGCCTTTGTTTTTCACAGATAGGTCCGCTGGTGGTGGCGTGGATCATTTTCCTATATATGAGGAGGATATGGCCCATGAAGATGAGGAAGATGTGGTGcgtatcaaggggaggaagcctGTATGGGTGGATGAGGAAGAAGAAAGGACAGAAGTGGACATCGTGAAGGTTTCAAGGTTGAGGAAGCTAAGAAAAGAGGAAGATGAGCATTTGATTTCAGGGAAAGAGTATGAGGCCAGGCTGCGTGGTCAGCATGCCAAATTGAACCCCTTCACTGGCTGGGCTGATATGGACCGGAAAACTTCTCTTCCTGCCGCGTCAGATGGTGAGTCTGATGATGAGGGTTGTGTTGATGATATCCTTCAAAATAACGATGAGCTTGTTGTCAAGGATACTGTCAAGCTCTTACCTGGGATGTTAGAGTTCTCAAGACTTGTTGATGCCAATATCCAGGATCCATCAAGTGGTCCTATCAATTCAGTGCAGTTTCATAGGAATGGGCAGCTGATGCTTGCTGCAGGTTTGGACAAGCATCTCAGGTTTTTCCAGATTGATGGAAAGAGAAACCCCAAGATCCAGAGCATATTCATTGGGGACTGTCCAGTACACAAGGCCTCATTTCTACCTGATGGCTCTGAGGTGATCCTATCAGGCAGGAGAAAGTTCTTCTACTCATTTGACCTGGTGAATGCTGCTGTTAGCAAGATTGGACCTTTGACGGGGCGTGAGGAGAAAAGCCTGGAGAGCTTTGAGATATCACCTGATTCGAGAACCATTGCTTTTGTCGGTAACGAAGGGTACATCCTTCTTATTTCTGCCAAGACAAAGCAGCTCATTGGAACCCTCAAGATGAACGGAAGCGTGCGTTCACTGGCTTTTGCGGATGGTGGAAACCAGCTGCTGAGCAGCGGTGGAGATGGCCATGTTTACCACTGGGATCTCGGAACGAGGAAGTGCATCCACAAGGCTTTTGACGATGGTTCCCTGGCTGGCATTTCAATTTGCACCTCGCAGGACAGCTCTTTGTTTGCCACAGGCTCCACCAGCGGCATCGTGAATGTGTACAAGAGGGATGATTTTCTTGGTGGGAAGAGGAAGCCACTGAAGACAATCGAAAACCTGACCACTGACATTGGCGAAATGAAATTCAACCATGATGCCCAGATCTTGGCAATCAGCTCAAGGAAAGAGAGGAATGGGATGAGGCTTGTGCACGTCCCGTCGTTCAGCGTGTTCCAGAACTGGCCAGGGCCTCGGTTCAGCCTTCACTATCCACGGTGCCTGGATTTCAGCCCTGGCAGCGGGTTCTTGTCTGTTGGACACGCGGGTGGAAAAGTCCTTCTATACAAGCTTCACCACTATAAAAACGCATGA
- the LOC8065622 gene encoding uncharacterized protein LOC8065622, protein MERAAGEAGAPTPAARGGAAAPAGAGAGGGMVKGKSCKGCLYYSSALRSRARGPVCVGVTRAIPQVSERMVGELELEAIQEGRYLADFRYGCIGYSMYLDDKETPTGIRDKARAQLPVCAGVELLADRKVPTNVKKEDLKRRHYKPGQPGHVGDDFLTKFQRNAGLVANGVAKNLNRVGTYIKDTVGDMMQPYRKRPK, encoded by the exons ATGGAGCGCGCTGCCGGGGAGGCGGGCGCCCCCACGCCGGCGGCGAGAGGGGGAGCGGCAGCGCCAGCGGGAGCGGGGGCAGGAGGAGGGATGGTGAAGGGGAAGTCCTGCAAGGGCTGCCTCTACTACTCGTCGGCGCTCAGGTCGCGAGCGCGTGGCCCCGTCTGCGTCGGCGTCACCCGCGCCATTCCCCAAG TTTCTGAGCGTATGGTTGGAGAACTTGAACTGGAAGCTATCCAAGAAGGTCGCTATCTTGCAGATTTCAGATATGGATGCATTGGCTATTCAATGTACTTAGATGACAAGGAAACTCCCACAGGGATACGAGATAAGGCACGTGCACAACTACCTGTTTGTGCTGGAGTTGAG CTATTGGCAGATAGAAAAGTCCCAACAAATGTTAAGAAAGAAG ATCTAAAACGACGTCATTACAAACCAGGGCAACCAGGGCACGTGGGAGATGATTTCTTAACTAA ATTTCAGAGGAATGCAGGGCTTGTGGCGAATGGTGTGGCTAAGAACCTGAATAGAGTTGGGACCTACATCAAAGACACTGTGGGTGATATGATGCAGCCTTACCGCAAGCGTCCCAAATAA